CACTTGATGGAATGGGTCAAACAAGCCAACCCGGACATTGTCCTGCTGCAAGAACTCAAAACCACAGAGGACCAGTTCCCCAGAATGGCGATTGAGGAACTGGGCTATAATATGGCCATAGTTGGACAAAAAACCTACAACGGAGTCGCCATTCTCTCCAAAGCCCCGATCGAGATCGAACACACCGCACTGCCTGGCGCCCCTTCCGACGAACAAGCCCGCTACGTGGAAGCGGTGGTGGGGAACGTTCGAGTAGCTTCAATTTATTTACCCAATGGAAATCCACTGGGGACAGAAAAATTTTCATATAAGCTCGCCTGGTTAGATCGCCTGATCACGCATGCGCAATTGCTTTTAGCCCTGGAAGAAGCCGTGGTATTAGGGGGAGACTTTAACGTCTGTCCCACCGACCATGACGTCTATAATCCAATGGGATTTGCCGACGACGCCCTCTGTCGTCCTGAGTCACGTGCCCGTTTTCGGGCCCTCTGCCATCTCGGGTACACCGATGCCCTTCGAGCCCTGCACCCCGAATTGGGGCTCTACACCTATTGGGATTACCAGGCCGGCCGATGGAATCGGGACGAAGGGCTTCGCATCGACCACCTCCTGCTCTCTCCACAAGCGGCAGACCGGTTAGTCGCTGCAGATGTTGATCGGGGACCGCGCGGAATGGACAAACCTTCCGATCACACCCCCGTCTGGTGTGAACTGTCATAGTAAAAGGGATATCACCTGGCCATAGGCTGATCAATATAGAAAGTCCATATTTTCTTTGTTCCTTTCCGAACACTGTTTATCTTTCTTTCTAGCCCAGGTGATAGCCCGTTATGAAAATTTTCCAGACATCTAAAAAAAATCCCACGCTACCCGATTGGCAAATGAAGAAAAATCTTCTATTCTGTAACTCTTTTGGGAACAAACACCCAAAATACTGTAATGCTTATTTTCTGCTGAGAAATTCCTGCTCCAATCCGACGAGCATTCATCACGCATGGACTCCATTAAATTCGGGACTTCAGGGTGGCGGGCCATTATGGCCGAGGACTTTACGGTCCGGAACATCCGTATCGTGTGCCAGGGAATCGCTCAATTTCTCCGTCAACAGAAGCTGGGGCAACAAGGCATCCTTATTGGCTACGACGCACGATTTTTAGGGGAACATTTTGCCAAAGTGGCTGCAGAAGTCATGGCGGCCCATGGGATCCCTTGTCTGATTTGCGACCGGGACACCCCGACCCCGGCTATCTCCTACCACGTGGTCAGTCGCAAATTATCAGGAGCCATGAATATCTCAGCCAGCCACAATTCTCCTGAATGGAACGGGATCAAATTTACGCCGGACTGGGGAGGACCGGCGCTGCCTGAAACCACCAAGGCCATTGAACTGCGCATCCTACCGCTGTTGCATGGAGAACACATCAAATGGCTCCCCTGGGAGCGGGCGACACACGATGGCATGGTGCGGCATTTCGATCCGCAACCCGAATATTTGAAAGCTCTGGAATCGCTGGTGGATCGCGACCGGATCCGGAACGGCCGGATCCGGGTGATTTTTGATCCCCTCTATGGAACCTCCAGGCATTATCTGGATGAATTCCTCCGACAAGCCGGGGCAAAAATGGCCGTCTTACATCATTGGCGAGATCCGTATTTTGGAGGATTTCGACCGGAACCGACCGACGAGACACTTCAGGATCTGCAAGAGACCGTTTGCCGCGAAGGGGCACACCTTGGCCTGGCGACCGACGGAGACGGAGGCCGGTTTGGCATCGTAGATGCCGACGGCACCTTTGTTCAAGCCAACTACATCCTGGCCCTCTTGTTGGATTATCTCATTCGCAGTCGGCAATGGACCGGTGGAGTTGCCCGCTCGGTTGCCACCACCCATCTCATTGATGCCGTGGCAGCACACCATGGACTCACCGTCCACGAAACCCCGGTCGGATTCAAATACCTCGGCGAATTGCTTGCGAAAGGGGAAGTGGTGTTTGGCGGGGAGGAAAGCGCCGGAATGTCCATCAAGGGCCATGTACCGGAAGCAGATGGGATCTTGGCCGGGGCGTTGGTCGCAGAGATGGTGGCCTTTACGGGACAGACCATTCAGGAGTTACTGAATGACCTTTTTGATCGAGTCGGCGCTACGTTCACGACACGACAAGATCTGCCGATGGGCGACCACCTCAAGACACAGGTCAAGCAGGTCTTTGAACATCCACCATCGGAGTTTGCCGGAGCCGAGGTCATCCATGCCAATAAACTGGATGGCTGCAAACTCATCCTGCCGGATAACTCCTGGTATCTCATTCGATTGTCCGGAACCGAATCCCTCGTCCGTTGCTATGGCGAAGCCAAAACCCCTGAACGACTAGAAGAAATTATGCAGGCTGGGCGGGAACTACTGCATTCTCCTCACAATTGAATGTTCACGGGCTTAGAACCCATGGACCTCTCCTCCTCGATACACTGTCATGTTTAGTGAATCAAACTTTATGGACAGGTTATGGCCTGTAGCGTGAAACAGATTTGGTAAAGGGGAAATGAGGTGGGTCAGGCAATTGACCGGAGAAATCCAGACATAGGAGAAAAATTCCGTTTTCAATTCTCTTATGTAGAGGGATCAATAATTTTCAGCCTGGGCATTCCGGATCGATAAAATCCTCGGTCTCGAGTCAACAACGCATCCGCCTGGTGAAGAGCGTGAGCCCCAATAAGAAAGTCAGCCACCATACGATCTCGCCGTCCACCCTTTTGCCGATAATCCTTCCACAATCGCCCGGCAAAAAATGAAGCCTCAACCCCTAAGGGGGAAAATTGCACTCCCAAAGTTTGCAAAACCTCCTGGGCATCGCTCTCAGAAGGAAAAACAGCAGAAACCTCGGCCCACACGACCTCACAAGCGACTAAAGATCCTTGATTAATGCATGAACGAATAGCCTCTTTTGAGTGAACCCCATGAATGGGATCGGCCCCAAAAAGATCAATCAGGACGTTCGTATCAATGGCCGTAATCACTTGGGATCAGGTTTCCCTCGTAATGCCGTCATGGTTTGATCAGTGCGTTGCTTGGTTTTTAATATGCCAAACAATGCTCCCACCGGATCAGACATTTGAGCTTTTGTGGCTACCAGCCTCCCTTTCTCTTCTCGAAAATCCAACACTTGTCCGGGAAGAAGACCTAAACGGTCTCGAAGAGGTTTGGGGATCGTCACTTGTCCTTTTTCAGAGATGGTTGTTTTCATACTTTTATTGTAAGAATTCCTACTCATTTGGTCAAATTACAATACCCGTAGCAAATCCAGAAGAATCACCCTCATGTTCTTCTTCGTTCGTCCAAAATGGTACCGTACCTCACGAATTAAATCAGGGTTTATTCATATAATGGCGAAGGAAACTCCTCTTCGCTTGCTGAGGGGAGCTTCACTTTCTTTCAGCTATTAGAAAAATATTGATTCGAGTGGTATGGAGTAAAAAAGCGGGTGGGCATCCGCCCACCCGCTACGACTCGTTGTGATGAAGAGAAAAAGAATAGAGATGAAGATCCTACCCCGTCAGACGGCGGTTAGCGCCATGGCTTTTTCGATCCTTTTGGCTGTGGCCTTGGCATTGCGGGCTAACCGTTTTTCTTCAACTTTATCGAGTTCATGCTCTATGGCCTGAAAGGCTGAGCGAATGGCTTCTTCAAAGGTTTTTGATTCTTTTCTGGCAGTCACCGTTCGACGCCGGGGAAGCGTCACGACAACCAGCGCCTCCGCGTTATCAGCCCCTTTTTTATGATGGGCATTTTTCGTAAGAGTGACACGGGCATGAATGATGCGGATCGTATCCGTTTGCAACGCCTCAGTTCGTCTCTCAATTTCGGCTTTCCACCGAGGGGTCATGCCAACGTTTCGGCTCTCAATTTTTACATCCAGCGATTGTTCATCCATAGACACTCCTTCTTTGGCTGTTCGTTCAAGCTGTGAAACATCCAACACCTTCCGGCCTGTTTTTCGGATGACGAAATCCTGAGTCAACCCTCCTTTTCTTCTTGTTTCTTACAGTGTAAAAATTTCTCTTTCTTCAGTCAAAGGCCTCATCACGAAATCTGTAATTTTTTTTCTCATTGCAAGACTGATACAGTATATCAGGATAGGTGGAATACCAAGAAGTTTCCACCCTCTCAGCTCAGAGGAGGGCTAGCAGATGTCTATAAATGTAAACGTCAACAGGAGAAATCTTATGAAAATCGGCATGGCATTAGGGTTCGGCGTTCTCGCCAAAACTCTCGGCGTGGCATTGGCCGCTCCCTCGACCCCAACCGGGGGGTCGGATATCACCAAAATCACGAAAACGGATGAAGAGTGGAAGGCGCTGTTAACCCCCATGCAATACCGTGTCTTGCGGCATGAAGACACCGAGCCACCCTTTACCAATGAATATCATCAAAGTAAAGCCAAAGGTATTTACCAATGCGCAGGATGTGATCTGGCGCTCTTTTCTTCCGACACAAAATTCGACAGTGGGACGGGATGGCCCAGCTTTTGGCAACCGATTTCGGAAAAAGTGGTCGAAACCCGCACCGATTGGAAATTGATTTATCCACGAACCGAAGTCCATTGCGCCCAATGTGGTGGCCACCAGGGACACATATTTGACGACGGCCCACCGCCGACGGGATTACGCTATTGCATTAATTCTGCGGCGTTGAATTTTGTTCCGGCGTAGCAAAGCGTTGGTGCACTAACTGCTCGACTGCCGGAAAATGTCGCTCCGGAAGATTTCGAAACCGTTTTCGGCAGTCAGCCACCGCTTCTTCAGCAGACGTATAGTGTCTGGAAGAAGGAAGCAGGTTTTTTGAATACTCGCGCAGTCGCCTCGCGACCATGGGGGCCAAGGTTTCATCCCCGGCCAACGCCTGCGCCGCCGCTTCAATCTTTCCCTGATAGGTGACCAACGCCTGAAATCCAAGACCTTTCAATCGTTGGGTGACGGTGCTGCGATCCCACCCTAAAGCTTTAGCTGTCACCTGCATATCGAATCCATGACGTCGCAGGCATTCCAACACCATGTCATCTTCCAATCGTTCCAGTTCCACCCGACCGTGTCCCTCACCCTTCACTGACGGCAGGACGGGTCTACTGAGATGCAAATCTGCTTCGGTAATGAGGGAACCGTTGGCCAACGCCACGGCCTGGGCCACGGTTTGTCGAAGTTCTCGAATATTGCCTGGCCAGTGATAGGCCATGATCGAATCCAGTGCCCCTTGCGTGAACATCACATTCATTCGATCCTGTTGCCGGGAAAAATACTGTAGGAAGGATTGGGCCAACAAAAGATAGTCTTCCTCCCCTCGTTCCCGAAGAGGAGGCAGAGTCAACACAATACTCCGCAGTCGATAATAGAGATCTTCCCGGTATCGGCCGGCCTCCACATCCTGTTGAAGATTGCAATTTGTCGCCGCGATAATTCGCACATTCACCTGAGTGAGCCGGCTTTCTCCAACCCGGTGAAATGACCCGTCCTCCAGAAACCGCAGCAATTTTGCTTGCAAATCGGATGGGAGTTCGCCGACTTCATCCAAAAAGAGCGTTCCACCATTTGCCGTTTCAATATACCCCTCACGACCAACCGCGCCGGTAAAGGCTCCCTTCACATGGCCGAACAATTCTCCTTCAAATAACTCCGCCCGGATCGCAGCCATATTTACCGACACAAATGGCCCACGACGCCGGGGACTCAATGCATGGGCCGCTCGTGCAAACACCTCTTTGCCCGTACCCGTTTCTCCCAATAGAAGAATGGGGCCCTGGGTTCTAGACGCTTTTTTTAAATCCTGAAATACGCGAAGGACCGCAGGGGCACGGGTCAGAATATGAAGCGACTCACATTCTTGCAGTAATGCCTGATTCTCCCGGGATTCGGACATCTGATGCCCTGCATGCTGCATGGCCGGCACCTGCCGACGAAGATCCTTCAATTCAATCTGCAACCGGTCAATCTGTCGTCGGGTATCTTCTACCTCGGCTTGGGAACACTCCAATTGACGAGACACCCCCCCTTGCTGAGTTTCTAAACCTTCAATAACCGTTGCCGACCGGTGTACATGATCGTGTGCCACATGCAAGCAAGTCTCGAGTTCATGGACATGCTGTTGTCTCTCTGCCAGCTCTGTTTCCAATTGTTGTAGCTGCTGTCGCCCTTGAGTGATCCGCCGTTGGATAATCGACCGGGACCGGGACAACCGCCAAGCCAGCGTTCCCCCTACGGTCATTCCTAAAGCCAAACTTGTACTCAGGATCGGCCACACCCAACCACTATGAAGTCCCCACAGCAGAGCAAGCCCCGCAAGAAGAATAACGGGTAGGCCCATCATCCCAAGGCGGATCAGCGGAATTTCCCGAAGAATAAACCAGGCGAAGAACAGTCCTACGCACACTGTCAGCAGGAAAGCGACCCATACAGGAGTCGTGGAGACCCATCCCTTGGTCAGTACCGCATTGGTCAATAAGACATGAAGAAATTCAGCCGGCACCGCTGATTCCCACGGGGTTGAAAGAGTTGGATTCGTCGACACAGGAGAAAAAAACATCACCGCTTTTCCGCGAAACATCTTGGTTAATTGATCGCGATCTTTACTCTGAATGATGTTCCACACATCCGCAAAGACATACCTGGGAAAGGGTGAAGTGGCCCAACGTCCAACAAACCGGAATTGAGGGTCGTTGATCTTCGGATTAGCTGTGTCCGTTCCTGATAACAACGAGGCCATTACGAGACCGATCGGAGGATGTGGCGATGAACCTGCAGAAAGGGCATGGGACTTCACACCCCTAAACACCCCATCCGCATCAGGTATCACGTCCAGTGTCCCCAGTGCGGTTGCCGCATCGGCCAAGGCGGGAGGAACCGAATACGGGTAGACCACAGACCCGACTCGTTTAGTCACTTCAGCCAGTCGAACCAGTCCAGCCAACCCCCCACATTCCGAGGCTATCGGGGAGGACACATCAATTGAAGGAACGATAACCGCAGCGCCAGCCTCATGAAGGGACAGCAGTGTGGATTCCAACACGGAAAGATCCCATCGTCCTTCCCCACATAACGCGGGACTGGTGCTCTTTGTGACCGTCACCATGACCAGTGAAGGGTCGACAGGTCCAGGGGTCATGTGGGCCAGTTGCCAATCAGTCAACCAACGTTCTCCCTGGGGAAAAAGTGAGGAGACGCTAAAAGCCAACACCGTGCTCGCCAGTGAAAAGGCGAGGGCCAATGTCATGGTCTTGAAACGATCCGTCATTGAGGTCCTAATCATAGAAAATCCAGGAAGTTCCCACTCCCATACATGCAACCCACCTCAGAATTACAACCCCGGCATGACGGTCTGGTCCGGACATCCATTTGCCGCCAATTGCCAGTCTGCGGAAAAACGTTCAGACGATTCAGGAGCAACGGCTCGAACGACCTGACAGGAAAAGGGATCTCCTTCTTTCGCCGTTTGCAGAAAATAATTTCGGATCTGAGGATCTGCCGGAACCAAGCGACCACGCTCTCCATTCACATACCAGGCATGGAGGGTATGTTGGGCAGACTGATCACCGGCCAAGGCCTGGTCGATCACCCATGCAACAACGGGTTCATTCGGCGTCAGGTGGTCCCAGGACCCTTCATCATTGGCCACCTGATTGGACATGGGATGGGGAGGAGCCAACCGGTGAAGATCTTCTCGAATGAGACCAAAGCCGGTTAACACCTCCTGCCGGTCACCGGGCGAAAAGAGATGTCGATGCAGGCCGCGACGGAATTGTGAGAGCTGTTCTCTGGCGGTCTGGGTGAGCGAATCGGCCATCGTGGCCCGACTACTCCGAAACCACCATAACATCGCCAAGGGGATGTTGCGATCCACACCACTGCCATTGGCATACATCGAAGCCAACAGGCTTTGGGCTTCGCCCGATCCGCCTTCCGCCGCCAGACGAAGCGGCTCGACCGCTTCACCGGTCCGGTTCTGAGCACGAAGCACGACCCCCAAATGAAACCATGCATCGACAAATTGAGGCTCAACCTCGACCGCTCGTTGAAAGGCGGCAACAGCCTGAGACAAGTTCCCCGCTTCAGCCTGAGCTTTTCCAATGGCAAAATGGAGGTGTGCCCAGGCCGGTTGCAATCGAGAAGCGGATTGCAGGGCGACCACAGCCCTTTCCCATTGTCGGGTGGCCAGAAGCGCCGAGCCCAACTGAGACCACCCCGGAGCCCATTCAGGACGCTGACCCGTTACCACATCAAATTCAACCGCCGCCTCGTCGACAAGTCCCATGGCAGCCATGGCGACTCCCAAATTATAATGGAGCCATACTCCATCTTTGGCAAAGGGATCCCGGCGTAATGCCTCACGCCAGAGCGAGGCGGCCTGCGCCCAATTTCCCTGACGACTCCAGACAACACCAAGCAGCAATCTCGCTGAAGTCAATCGGGGATCGAGAGAAATGGCCCTTTCCAGTGAAGGAACACTGGCTGATTCGTCTCCTTTCGCAAACAACGCCACACCGATATTGTAATGCGCGGCTACAAGGTCAGGTTGAAGTACTAACGCCTTCCGGGAATGTCCGATCGCCTCGTGATAATTCCCCTCTTGCAAACGGAGTAATCCCAAATTGGCATAGACCTTGGGGAGTTCGGGCTCCAACGCCAGGGCACGCCTCCAGGCCTGTTCGGCCAGAGTATTTTCATGTGATGCATAATAGGCCAACCCCAAGGCTTCATAGGCATGCGCCCAATGAGTTGCGTCATGAATCGTCGCTTGAAAATGGGCCACAGCTTGCACAGGATCTCCTGCAGCCAAATACCCCAATCCCAACGCATAATGGGCTTCAAAAAAATCAGGCTGAAGGCGAAGGACCGCCCGCCATTGCGCCAGGGCCTGCGCAAGGCGACCATCTCGCACCAGAGAGATACCATAGTTATACGAAACCAGGGCTGACAGGTGATACCGCAAGGAGGCCGTGTGAAAATCCAACCGTTCCGCTTGCGACCAGGCCGCAATGGCCCCTTTTAAATCCCCCGTTTTGGCCAGGGCTACCCCAAGATTATGATAGGCATCGGCATAGCCAGGCCGTTGACGAGCAGTCTCCCGAAACTCATCAATGGCCACATCCAGTTCATTCGTGAGAAAAAAATCAATCCCTAACTGAAGATGCGCTTCCGCGGAATCATGAATGGTGGATGAATCCGCTTGGGAGGCATCAGTCACCTCTGCAGAGGAGGGGTAAACGAAAAAAAGCCCCAGCGAGAGGAAAAATCCCAACATCACCGCCCAGACCGTCAAGTAGGCAGGTACCCCTCGATTTACCATCAGTAAAAATTTAGCCATTAGAGATGGGTAAGGTTCAAGAAAACACACGACACCCTCATGAACACCAACTTCAATGTATTAAGAAATCAAGGAAAATGGAAGGGCGCACAGGGAGGATCAGGCCTTTACCGCCATCCCCTGAGAAAAATAGGCGAAAGGCTTCGGAACGCCGGGAAGATAAAAGTTTTCGAGTGCGGAAACTGTCCAACCCTGCGCCTGAATCATCTGAATCATTGGACGGTTTAAATGACAGCCATCGCCAAGATGTTTCCATGCCGGCGTAAGACCATCCTGCCACCGGCGAACCCAACGATCCGGACTTTGTCCATGCTCTAAAAACAACAATTGTCCTCCAGGTCTCACAACCCGATGCAATTCCTGCAGGGCCTTCGAAAGTTGAGGAACGCTGCATAAGGTCATGGTGCTCACAACCGTATCAAAGCAGGCTGAGGGAAAGGGGAGCGCTTCAGCCAGGGCCAGGGCAAGATGAACGGGAATCACCGCCTCAGCCTGAAGCGAGCGGGCCAACGGGATCATCCCGGGGTTGGGATCAATCGCCGTCAAGGAATGGATCTGGGAAGAATAGTAAGAAAAATTGGCGCCGGACCCAAACCCGATTTCCAAAACCATCCCTGACGCCTTTGCAACCAACGCCTGCCGAAAGGGGACAAAACCCGCTTGCCCCATACTCCAATGGACCAGCCTCGGAAACACTCGTCGTGCATACCACCCGCGTTTCATAAGAGACCTTCAGGGCAATTGAATTTGTCTTCTAATTTGCCTTTTCCTAAGCATCAGAATAACGTTTATCCTCCTACAGTAGTCCGACAGCAAGCCCATGTGCCGGAATCCAATAGACGAGATCTTTCAATTTCCCCCGGTTCCTCTAAGAATGAATGACCCGAATGCCAAAGGTCGTTGATAAAGTTTTTACCTCCAGAATGTATACGGTGACAGTGGCATACCTGACCCCATCGATAAGTAATCCAGAGGAAGGGAATGGAGCCTGAAGACCTGACTTGAATGAGTAGGTGCCGGAAGCCCGACTCCTGCTCTCACAAAGGGTCTGTTGAAAAAAGCCGCCAGCGGCGTTCTCGCCATTTTCCCGTGCTCACGTACTAAACGTACGCTCCGCGCGCAAAAACGCCTGCGGCCTTGCTGGACGGACTTTTTTGTACCGACCCGGAGCCTTTGATGAGTCATCTAATCCTGGGCAAATTTGCCCTTGAAAATCTTTATTATTCAACCCTCCCACAAAAGCCCTCACTCATGCCTTCGCTTCATTCCGGTCACCCAAATGAAGGAAGAACTCCCAATTCAGAACCCCAGTTCGAATCTCGACACAATTTTTTGTAAGGGTAGGACTCCTGACAAAGACGATTTAGATGTCGGTAGGATTATTGGTGCCGAAGGCGGGACTTCAAGTCGCAGGAGCGGAAGCCTGTCTCCTGCTCTCACTTAGGGAGCCAGCCCCCTCGTGCCTCCGCTACGCTCCGGTCACCCCATGAAGGGGGAATACCCCCTTCAATACCCCATGTTCAAGCCCCGCTTTTTACCCCATTGAGAGTAAGAAGAGTTTGGAAGTACGAGAAGTATATGAAGTCGGGGAGATTGTTGGTGCCGAAGGCGGGACTTGAACCCGCATGGGTTTCCCCACACGCCCCTCAAACGTGCGTGTCTGCCATTCCACCACTTCGGCACGAAGTAGGCAGATTATGAAACCTCTTGATGTCCTTGTCAACGCGTGAAACGCGGAGTAGAATCCCGGCCATTCTCATTAATTAATTGACCGCCCGAATTAGAGCTCATCATGACCCGCTCGACCTCTTCGCCCGCACCCCTGACTCATTCTCAACACTGGATCGGTGCCTTTTTCGATGTGGATAACACATTGATTCCCGGCGCCTCGATTGAAATCGGATTTTTCCGGTATCTCTGGCAAGACGGTGTCGTGGGTTGGCCGGAGGTATGGCACAGCCTGGAATATGCCATTCGTCACATGCCCCCCGTTTCGTTCAATCCTCTGCGACGGAGGAAGCTGTATCTGATGGGGCATGATGTCTCCCTCATTGAACAGATGGCCAGCGAGTACGTGGAGTTATATGTTGTTCCACGGGTCTCAGCGAGGGCTTTGAATCGATTATCCCGTCATCGGGATGCCGGACATGTCGTAGCCTTCGTCAGCGGATCACCTGAGTTTTTGGTGAAACCACTGGCCGAGGCACTTGGAGTCTCATTGGTATTTGGTGCGAGACCGGAATCCCAGGAAGGACTCTATACGGGCAAGGTGTTTGCCCCGTTGCCCTATGGTGAGGGAAAAGGGCGGTATGTGGAGCGCCTGGCCGCCCGCTTCAATCTGGACCTGACACGTAGCTATGCCTATGGCGATAGCCCTGGAGATTTCCACGCGCTCCAGCTGGTTGGCCATCCTTTTGTCGTAAATCCCATTCGCGGCATGGCGCGCATTGCCCGCGAGCGGGGTTGGCCGATTACACAATGGGCTTAGGAGGCCGCCATCCGGGATGAAACCGACCTGCGTGCTTACGCCAAATTGACCGCTTCTCCGGTCCTTGTTCATCAGAATAGACTTTCTATTCTCCGCACATCATCAAACATATCACTCAACCCGATCCAACCTTGTGACGATTACTCATCTCCGACAGCCACCTAGCGCACCCTTTTCTGTCCCCTCCCCCTCACCCAACTTTTTGAGTACAATGGTATCTGTTGTGTGCTGGAGTTGAGAGTGTTTATGGCCACTTTGCCTTCTTTAAAGATCACCGAAATCTTTCATAGCCTTCAAGGGGAATCCACCCGTGTGGGGCAACCGTGCGTATTTGTCCGGTTAACGGGTTGTCCGCTTCGTTGCACCTGGTGTGACACGGAATATGCCTTTTATGGTGGAAATACCATGCCGATTGAGACAATTCTGGCCCAGGTACAATCATATGGTTGTCCGCTCGTCGAGGTGACCGGCGGTGAACCATTGCATCAACCTGGCTCTCTGGTATTGTTAACACAATTATGCGAGGCTGGAT
Above is a window of Candidatus Nitrospira neomarina DNA encoding:
- a CDS encoding HAD family hydrolase; the protein is MTRSTSSPAPLTHSQHWIGAFFDVDNTLIPGASIEIGFFRYLWQDGVVGWPEVWHSLEYAIRHMPPVSFNPLRRRKLYLMGHDVSLIEQMASEYVELYVVPRVSARALNRLSRHRDAGHVVAFVSGSPEFLVKPLAEALGVSLVFGARPESQEGLYTGKVFAPLPYGEGKGRYVERLAARFNLDLTRSYAYGDSPGDFHALQLVGHPFVVNPIRGMARIARERGWPITQWA